In Desulfobulbus oralis, one DNA window encodes the following:
- a CDS encoding TonB-dependent receptor, translating into MNYPVNCNLQEDARNAKNKTLLKTKSFNWPVLSYLLVGIMSASTVHAENNANKETSYTLEEITVTAQKREEKVQNIPISVNVLNDQQIEDANIKDTTELIRYIPNVYTKDSGSYQQINIRGVGSFVTSLYPTTAMYIDDINLPIVYMQNQELFDVERVEVLKGPQGTLYGRNSEAGVINIVTRQPDNDLRGKVFTQLSVFDTDGDWAPGYQLGANVSTPIVTDIMYFSLAGKWNYDQGPITNDFNNDDEARKINRGFGRTQLRWTPTEQLDISFLGDISSSDENFGYGRYKDGMFKTERLHIARNDKNNRNWNGDSESLRVKYKGEEIDLTSITGRRYFSDDANWDMDMTTLPTSYMNTFMTEKVDMWTQEFRFSSSEKNESPLAWLLGIYGFTEDTKVTGDYLAGMPGMSNNTYRNTDIDSDGFALFGQGTYTIIDRLHLTAGLRYEYNSQWGEQRFTSEMEPNYPTSTMNYKKHLTGDELLPKFSVSYDFTDDVMGYATASRGFLSGGFDYVSATNNETFYYEPEYTWNYEVGVKTSWLDNKLLANLAAFYIDMTDKQASEVLSLNQAKISNIAEANSKGFEIELQARPATGLTFSGGFGYTMTEITNWYDPVTQYDYHGNELPNAPRFTYNLSTMYQHSTGLYGRVDLLGTGKFYHDATNMQEESAYELVNIRLGYSGEHWDVSLWCKNLFDRSYYTVQAPIPGYGTLAFDGDPRQIGMTVAWRF; encoded by the coding sequence ATGAATTACCCTGTAAACTGTAATCTGCAAGAAGATGCAAGAAACGCAAAAAATAAAACTCTTTTAAAAACAAAGAGTTTTAATTGGCCTGTTCTAAGCTATCTATTAGTAGGTATAATGAGCGCTAGTACAGTTCATGCGGAAAACAATGCAAACAAAGAGACAAGCTATACGCTTGAAGAAATTACAGTTACCGCTCAGAAGCGGGAGGAAAAAGTACAGAATATACCAATCAGTGTTAATGTTCTTAATGATCAGCAAATTGAAGATGCTAATATTAAGGATACTACCGAACTAATTCGATACATACCTAACGTTTATACAAAGGATTCTGGTTCATACCAACAGATCAACATTCGTGGTGTAGGTAGTTTTGTTACCTCTCTGTATCCTACCACAGCGATGTACATTGACGATATCAACCTACCCATCGTATACATGCAAAATCAAGAACTCTTTGACGTGGAACGGGTGGAAGTGCTCAAGGGCCCGCAAGGAACACTCTATGGACGTAATTCCGAAGCAGGCGTCATAAATATTGTGACCCGCCAACCAGATAATGACTTGCGTGGCAAGGTGTTCACTCAACTTAGCGTCTTTGACACTGATGGTGACTGGGCACCAGGCTACCAATTGGGTGCAAACGTAAGCACCCCCATCGTAACAGATATTATGTACTTCAGTCTGGCAGGTAAATGGAATTACGACCAAGGCCCCATTACCAATGATTTTAACAATGACGATGAAGCCCGCAAGATCAATCGTGGATTCGGGCGCACTCAACTGCGCTGGACTCCCACCGAGCAACTCGATATCTCGTTCTTAGGTGATATCTCAAGCAGCGACGAGAATTTTGGTTATGGCCGCTATAAAGATGGTATGTTTAAAACGGAGCGCCTGCATATTGCCCGGAATGATAAAAATAATCGCAACTGGAACGGTGATAGCGAGAGCCTACGAGTGAAGTATAAAGGTGAAGAAATTGACCTAACCTCTATAACTGGCAGGAGATATTTCTCTGATGATGCAAATTGGGATATGGACATGACAACTCTGCCTACATCATATATGAACACATTTATGACAGAAAAGGTAGACATGTGGACTCAGGAATTCAGATTCAGTTCTTCTGAAAAAAATGAAAGTCCACTCGCTTGGCTTTTAGGTATTTATGGATTTACAGAAGATACAAAGGTTACAGGTGACTACCTAGCTGGCATGCCAGGCATGTCTAATAATACGTACCGCAATACAGATATTGACTCAGACGGTTTTGCTTTATTTGGTCAAGGTACCTATACTATAATTGACCGCTTACATCTTACAGCAGGATTACGGTACGAGTATAACAGTCAATGGGGTGAGCAGCGCTTTACATCTGAAATGGAACCAAATTATCCTACAAGTACAATGAATTACAAAAAACATTTAACGGGTGATGAATTGCTACCGAAATTTTCGGTGAGCTATGATTTTACAGATGACGTTATGGGCTACGCCACCGCTTCTCGCGGTTTTTTAAGTGGTGGCTTTGATTATGTTTCAGCTACTAACAATGAAACTTTTTATTATGAACCAGAGTATACGTGGAACTATGAAGTTGGTGTAAAAACTTCATGGCTTGATAATAAACTACTTGCTAATTTGGCAGCTTTCTATATTGATATGACAGATAAGCAAGCATCTGAAGTATTGTCCCTCAATCAAGCAAAAATATCAAATATAGCAGAAGCGAATTCTAAAGGATTTGAGATAGAATTACAAGCTCGTCCTGCCACTGGATTGACCTTTTCTGGTGGCTTTGGTTACACTATGACAGAGATTACCAACTGGTATGATCCAGTCACACAGTATGACTACCACGGTAACGAACTTCCCAATGCTCCACGTTTTACCTATAATCTTAGTACCATGTACCAGCATAGCACTGGTTTATACGGACGCGTTGATTTGTTGGGAACAGGTAAGTTCTACCATGATGCTACCAATATGCAGGAGGAATCTGCATATGAGTTGGTAAATATTCGGTTAGGTTATTCTGGAGAGCACTGGGATGTTTCGCTTTGGTGCAAGAACCTCTTTGACCGTTCCTACTATACCGTGCAAGCTCCTATTCCAGGGTACGGCACGTTGGCTTTCGACGGCGATCCCCGGCAAATCGGGATGACAGTGGCCTGGCGCTTTTAA
- a CDS encoding non-ribosomal peptide synthetase → MLSSDQRSLMAQLLKNRTAAADAKNSILQPNSADRFLPFPLTDVQQSYLAGRGSGMDLGGTATRGYQEFDIKNLDPRRYEHAWLCVIARHDTLRTIINADATQQVLPKIPSWKLLVKNLRNLPTAQQNLALDAVRQEMTKTVTDPQVWPLFDVRISLLDHGLARVHLGIDALLLDASSFPILLEELQFFYDHPDAVLPEPELRFRDYVLALEASKHEPEFARARDYWLKRLPTLAPAPEFHGTSTLREEDRHFRRYSLVWPLAEWQAMERKAAHMGITGAFVLLAAYAEVIRLWNRYCDFTLSISRFNRVNLHPGVPKILGDFTDILLLECRCPSGSTLLDRAQLLQQQFWQDMEHARFNGVQVIRELRQIRPDSAAMPVAFTDILKAGDIGQSARLGGEELELRHAVSQTAQVLIDFNAIQFAGEVRFNWDVAENAFPAGRIEAMFSDFSGLLRRMAIEDEVFSETFPLRAPVDDRTRHATANATATPLEQRMLHQLFDAQALAYPDASAVITPERRLNYGELRGLARTLGEQIWSQGIKSGELVAVVMERDWEQALAVLGILYAGAAYLPIDPNSPADRLHNLLAEGRVKLVLTQQRLTQSLNWPAALQVLAVDEWAASASLLPQEQATRWHQSLDDLAYVIFTSGSTGKPKGVGITHGAAVNTLADINRRLGVTHKDAVLALSDLNFDLSVYDLFGLWAAGGTVVFPASDRTRDPGHWVELMTSTSVSLWNTVPALMQALIPTLSEKKSKKLKLRAVLLSGDWVPVTLPGDIHKYWPGARVLALGGATEAAIWSNCFEIGKVPEEWSRIPYGRPLANQHLHILNDALQECPDNVLGQIFISGKGLAQGYWNDQQKTDMAFLIHPETGERLYRTGDLGFWRSDGNVEFMGRLDFQVKIGGYRIELGEIEAILGRHPGIKDCVVSCISRNPGNSRQLICHYVPEIGQELEAADLRSFLLSSLPRYMTPDLYVRLKALPLNANGKVNRHALPIPVDVDAATKNFEPPQAGLESLIAGFLAEATGQPHIGRHDNFFELGGNSLMAMQIMHQIQQRLDVSLQLGNFFDAPTVASLATLVNQSMKSETIEEGTL, encoded by the coding sequence ATGCTTTCTTCTGACCAGCGTTCTCTGATGGCCCAATTGCTGAAAAACCGCACAGCCGCTGCAGACGCCAAAAATTCAATACTTCAACCCAATTCGGCCGATCGTTTTTTGCCATTTCCCCTAACTGATGTACAGCAGAGCTATTTAGCTGGACGTGGTAGCGGTATGGACTTGGGCGGTACCGCTACTCGCGGTTACCAGGAATTTGACATCAAAAATCTGGACCCAAGACGCTACGAGCATGCCTGGCTGTGCGTTATCGCTCGCCACGACACGCTGCGCACCATCATAAACGCAGATGCCACCCAACAAGTACTGCCCAAAATCCCTTCTTGGAAACTACTCGTCAAAAACCTACGCAACCTGCCGACAGCTCAACAAAACTTGGCGCTCGACGCAGTTCGCCAGGAAATGACAAAAACAGTGACGGATCCCCAAGTCTGGCCGCTCTTCGATGTACGGATTTCGTTGCTGGATCATGGTTTGGCCAGAGTGCATCTGGGTATTGATGCATTATTACTGGATGCGTCTAGCTTTCCAATCTTGCTGGAAGAACTCCAATTTTTTTACGACCACCCTGATGCTGTTTTACCAGAACCAGAACTACGCTTTCGTGATTATGTGCTGGCCCTAGAAGCCAGTAAGCATGAACCCGAATTTGCCCGGGCTCGGGATTACTGGCTAAAGCGCCTGCCCACCCTAGCCCCAGCTCCCGAATTTCACGGCACATCTACGCTTCGAGAAGAGGACAGGCATTTCCGCCGATACTCCTTGGTCTGGCCACTAGCCGAATGGCAGGCGATGGAGCGCAAGGCTGCACACATGGGGATCACCGGTGCTTTTGTTTTGTTGGCAGCCTATGCCGAAGTCATTCGCCTATGGAATCGCTATTGCGACTTTACTCTAAGTATTTCCCGTTTTAACCGAGTAAATCTTCATCCAGGTGTGCCAAAAATTCTGGGTGATTTCACTGATATCTTGCTTTTGGAGTGCCGTTGTCCGTCTGGAAGTACCCTCTTGGATCGAGCCCAACTTTTACAGCAGCAATTCTGGCAAGATATGGAGCACGCACGCTTTAATGGCGTCCAGGTTATCCGCGAACTGCGGCAAATTCGGCCCGATAGTGCCGCAATGCCTGTGGCTTTCACCGATATTCTCAAGGCTGGCGACATTGGCCAATCTGCCAGGCTGGGGGGCGAAGAGCTGGAGCTACGCCACGCCGTTAGTCAGACAGCCCAAGTGCTCATTGACTTCAATGCTATCCAGTTTGCTGGTGAGGTACGTTTTAATTGGGATGTGGCGGAAAATGCCTTCCCTGCTGGTCGCATTGAGGCCATGTTCTCGGATTTTTCCGGCTTGCTCAGACGAATGGCCATTGAGGATGAAGTCTTCTCCGAGACGTTTCCCCTGAGAGCGCCTGTGGATGACAGGACTCGTCACGCAACAGCCAATGCCACAGCGACCCCACTTGAGCAACGAATGCTACATCAATTATTTGACGCACAGGCGTTGGCGTACCCAGATGCATCAGCTGTAATCACCCCGGAGCGGCGGCTCAATTACGGCGAGTTGCGCGGATTGGCCCGTACCTTAGGCGAGCAAATTTGGAGTCAAGGAATTAAGTCTGGTGAATTGGTAGCCGTGGTTATGGAAAGAGACTGGGAACAGGCTCTGGCTGTGTTGGGCATTCTTTATGCTGGGGCAGCTTACTTACCCATTGACCCGAATTCTCCTGCGGATCGCCTGCATAACCTGCTGGCCGAAGGCCGGGTTAAGCTGGTACTGACTCAGCAACGGCTTACCCAAAGCCTAAATTGGCCGGCGGCCCTGCAAGTCCTGGCCGTTGATGAATGGGCGGCAAGCGCGTCACTCCTACCGCAGGAGCAAGCAACCCGATGGCACCAATCTCTGGACGATTTGGCCTATGTAATCTTTACCTCAGGATCAACGGGGAAACCCAAAGGAGTGGGGATTACACATGGCGCAGCGGTCAACACCTTGGCCGATATCAACCGGCGCCTTGGAGTTACCCATAAAGATGCAGTGTTGGCCTTATCAGATTTAAATTTTGATCTGTCGGTGTATGACCTTTTCGGACTGTGGGCTGCTGGCGGTACTGTGGTATTTCCTGCGTCGGATCGAACTCGTGATCCAGGTCACTGGGTTGAATTGATGACCTCTACAAGTGTCAGCCTGTGGAACACTGTGCCGGCCCTGATGCAGGCACTTATTCCCACTTTGTCAGAAAAAAAGAGCAAAAAACTTAAGCTGCGTGCAGTTTTGCTCAGTGGAGACTGGGTGCCCGTAACTCTCCCTGGCGACATTCATAAGTACTGGCCCGGTGCCAGAGTGCTTGCCCTAGGAGGAGCTACTGAGGCGGCAATTTGGTCTAACTGCTTTGAAATCGGCAAGGTACCAGAGGAGTGGTCCCGCATTCCCTATGGTCGCCCACTGGCCAATCAACATCTCCACATTTTAAATGACGCCTTGCAGGAATGCCCAGACAATGTGTTGGGCCAAATTTTTATCTCCGGCAAGGGCCTGGCGCAGGGCTACTGGAACGATCAGCAAAAAACAGACATGGCCTTTCTTATCCATCCTGAAACCGGTGAGAGACTGTACCGAACTGGAGATCTAGGCTTCTGGAGGTCAGATGGCAATGTGGAATTTATGGGGAGACTTGATTTTCAGGTAAAAATAGGTGGTTATCGTATTGAACTTGGGGAGATTGAAGCGATTCTGGGCCGACATCCAGGCATCAAGGACTGCGTGGTCTCGTGTATCAGCCGCAATCCCGGCAACAGTCGCCAACTGATCTGCCATTATGTCCCAGAGATAGGGCAGGAGCTTGAAGCAGCCGACCTGCGTTCCTTTCTGCTCTCCTCTTTACCTCGCTATATGACTCCCGATCTATACGTACGGCTTAAGGCTCTCCCGCTTAATGCCAACGGTAAAGTCAATCGTCATGCGCTCCCCATACCAGTAGATGTAGACGCCGCCACCAAGAATTTTGAACCGCCGCAGGCAGGTTTGGAAAGCTTGATAGCCGGTTTTCTGGCTGAGGCAACAGGTCAGCCGCACATTGGCAGACACGACAACTTTTTTGAGCTGGGTGGCAACTCGCTTATGGCCATGCAAATCATGCACCAGATCCAGCAACGTCTCGACGTCAGTTTGCAACTTGGCAACTTTTTTGACGCGCCCACGGTAGCCAGTCTGGCGACACTAGTGAACCAATCCATGAAAAGTGAGACAATAGAGGAAGGAACATTATGA
- a CDS encoding non-ribosomal peptide synthetase: MIAQEILADLESQGARFWEENGALRYSAPKGLMDQKRRQQLAAVKEQLLPLLRRRGNGEGNLSITTIKPDPTRLHEPFPLNDMQAAYLVGGNELFETGNISCHAYIELYKDNIEIECLRVAWNALIARHPMLRAVTLPGGKQQILEKVPEYDIAVQDLRDIPEKEHQKLLTSIRSEMEQQTFATGTWPLFALRISLLPKGAGILHMGFDQIIADGYSLQLIFRDLHALYEGQGDILPNLNLSFRDCILSNQIQEQSAQYQRSKNYWEHRIPLLPDSPHLPLVVDPSTITLPHFTHRSFRLEKDTWDCLKARATEQGLPASSAVLAAYADVLASWSAEQQFTLNMTLFNRPPLHPQIMDVVGEFTSVSLLEIDRSKPYSFIEFAKSVQAQLWQDLDHRYYSGVKVIRALGKARQTGTSAQMPVVYTSTIGITPQGPLARYGLPNFGEVLYSATQTPQVWLDNQVFEQGGTLVCHWDALEELFPNGMLDAMFTAFEALLRRLATDTASWQSTARPPLPGPVQELRQHFNATDAPLDSSLLHHLFDRSAQRYPDRIAIIAGQARLSYAELRRRALALAQALRKRGAGPEQLVAVMLEKGLDQIVTVLGILYSGAAYLPVDPTLPMARRQELLQLGEISLVVTNTYIGQEFVWPQGIEALTLDNLELPSNIFIPNEEQEPETLAYVLFTSGSTGNPKGVAIEHRSAVNTILDINRRFRITEQDVGLALASLSFDLSVYDIFGLLAAGGSVVIPDADKLKEPEHWLELILQHGVTFWNSVPALLNMLCESGAGTNMTLHTLRVILLSGDWIPLALPETARSLAPQSQIISLGGATEASIWSLCYPIENVDQSWKSIPYGRPLTNQRMYVLDGTLSQRPDWTPGDLYIGGVGLARCYWRDPEKTAESFLIHPVTGERLYKTGDMARHLPGGVLEFLGRKDGQVKVGGFRIELGEIECVLQKMPGVYEAAVTADQDSVNGTRLLHAHIVPENDTSSMILLPTAAEHECGTSWRSLLLSSRTAAHKLPVGVTDIQNFADFWINLDELCLANMCRTLRDLGVFTKRETLTVDEIIARGQVTSTHRKLLVRWLNALSREGFLTKQGHDRYACPAPLPENDLAALWNLVRSLSPAIGHPGELLTYMERSCADLIQLFRGDVNPQELLFPEGAWNVAEDVYQYNPMSQYFFSILAAAFAALVQERRTAGTFRVLEVGAGVGSSTAELLPLVDSGHTHYVYTDISPFFFDKAKTKFSDYNFIKYALFDINISPFNQGFEKNSFDVIIANNVLHNAADMRQTMNWLNSLLDQDGCILILEQTGPNYPLLVTMEFLIDFSELKDERLGQDSPFLSEERWMNTLAACGFSQCASLPPAGHPCAALGQHVLMAQSGRQAFRLNETAVTEFLRLRLPAYMIPKKFSLLERIPLTETGKVDRKALGSGSNNTAVKSSCKSTYVEPSDPLEKKLATLWAEILGMDKVSMNDDFFACGGDSLQLTRLMARMREIFSDYIGLEALTLRTLFEKPTLVGMAQALRSLVDNSNIPEDTADHSIDSPLVLMNSAGEQKPFFIISDGRGRLFVYNHLRRHIDCNRPLYGLQVHDIKSYIDSGANIGNLAENYIQAIRSVQPVGPYHLGGFCMGGIIAYEMARQLKNAGENVEQTILISSMKPPFLIDDEVFIFYMLCKELLIPLERVGLEVSAEEFNNVAAQFQNLGCTASTSTNWQEQMRHGPGASFLAKYQKLSDMNRDARLDLAYKLGAETGNQYISRMSKEELADIFAIYRVSVASVARYEPQPYDGAVTVFVPAERDAVMSKSMDIVEIWTRSGAQNVTFISTPGSHVTCLEEPYVSQLAARLNELLRHSGRRS; this comes from the coding sequence ATGATCGCTCAGGAAATACTGGCAGATCTCGAATCACAAGGTGCGCGGTTCTGGGAGGAAAACGGAGCTCTGCGCTATTCCGCCCCTAAAGGATTGATGGATCAAAAACGACGACAGCAACTTGCGGCTGTTAAGGAACAGTTGCTGCCATTGTTACGTAGAAGGGGCAATGGCGAAGGAAACTTGAGTATAACGACCATTAAACCTGATCCTACTCGTCTGCATGAACCCTTTCCACTCAACGATATGCAGGCCGCATACCTAGTAGGGGGGAATGAACTTTTTGAAACAGGTAACATCTCCTGCCATGCCTATATTGAACTATACAAAGATAATATTGAAATTGAATGCTTGCGCGTTGCCTGGAATGCACTTATCGCCCGACATCCCATGCTACGTGCTGTAACCTTACCAGGTGGTAAACAGCAGATATTGGAAAAAGTACCAGAATACGATATTGCAGTACAAGATTTACGTGATATTCCTGAAAAGGAACATCAAAAACTACTTACAAGTATCCGGTCAGAAATGGAACAGCAAACATTTGCTACCGGAACTTGGCCCCTTTTTGCTCTCAGAATTTCACTTTTGCCTAAAGGTGCCGGTATTCTGCATATGGGATTTGATCAGATCATTGCCGATGGCTATAGCCTGCAACTGATTTTTCGTGATTTACATGCATTATACGAAGGTCAGGGCGATATATTACCCAATCTGAATTTAAGCTTTAGGGACTGCATATTATCCAACCAGATACAGGAGCAGTCAGCACAGTACCAGAGGTCGAAAAACTATTGGGAGCACCGTATCCCCCTTTTGCCAGACTCGCCTCATCTGCCCTTGGTCGTAGACCCATCCACCATTACCCTGCCCCACTTTACCCACCGCAGTTTTCGCTTGGAAAAGGACACTTGGGATTGTCTCAAGGCCCGGGCTACGGAACAAGGGCTGCCAGCTTCAAGCGCGGTTCTGGCAGCTTATGCAGACGTACTTGCCTCCTGGAGTGCAGAGCAGCAGTTTACCCTGAACATGACTCTGTTTAACCGACCGCCCCTGCACCCCCAAATCATGGATGTAGTGGGTGAATTTACGTCAGTCAGCCTTTTGGAAATTGATCGTAGCAAGCCTTATAGCTTTATTGAATTTGCCAAATCTGTACAGGCCCAGCTTTGGCAAGATCTTGATCACCGCTATTACAGTGGGGTCAAGGTAATTCGTGCCTTGGGAAAAGCACGGCAAACAGGAACGAGTGCACAGATGCCAGTAGTCTATACCAGTACTATCGGTATCACCCCGCAAGGCCCATTAGCCCGCTATGGCCTGCCCAACTTCGGTGAAGTCTTGTACTCTGCCACGCAGACACCTCAAGTTTGGCTAGATAATCAGGTATTTGAGCAGGGAGGCACGCTAGTCTGCCACTGGGATGCCTTGGAAGAGCTCTTCCCCAACGGCATGCTGGACGCCATGTTCACCGCTTTTGAAGCCCTACTGCGCCGCCTGGCCACAGATACAGCTAGCTGGCAAAGTACAGCTCGCCCGCCATTGCCAGGCCCGGTTCAGGAGCTTCGTCAGCATTTTAACGCAACAGATGCACCTCTTGATTCCTCTTTACTCCATCACCTTTTTGATCGTAGTGCCCAGCGCTATCCGGATCGTATTGCTATTATTGCGGGGCAAGCACGTCTGAGCTACGCTGAACTGCGACGGCGTGCCCTTGCGCTGGCACAAGCACTGCGCAAACGGGGAGCTGGCCCTGAGCAACTCGTCGCGGTGATGCTCGAAAAGGGCTTGGATCAAATTGTAACTGTACTGGGCATTCTTTATTCAGGCGCTGCATATTTACCTGTTGATCCAACTTTACCCATGGCCAGACGGCAAGAATTACTGCAATTGGGAGAAATATCTCTGGTCGTTACAAATACATATATTGGACAAGAATTTGTCTGGCCTCAAGGAATCGAAGCTCTTACTTTAGACAATCTCGAACTACCGTCGAACATATTTATTCCAAATGAGGAACAAGAACCAGAAACTCTGGCCTACGTTCTATTTACCTCAGGTTCCACAGGGAATCCCAAAGGAGTTGCCATTGAGCACAGGAGTGCTGTAAATACTATTTTAGATATCAATCGGCGTTTCCGGATAACAGAACAGGATGTTGGCTTGGCACTTGCCTCACTTAGCTTTGACCTTTCTGTGTATGACATATTTGGATTACTAGCCGCTGGAGGTTCTGTAGTTATCCCTGACGCGGATAAGCTCAAAGAACCTGAACACTGGCTTGAACTGATACTACAACATGGTGTTACCTTCTGGAATTCTGTTCCTGCTCTTTTAAATATGTTGTGTGAGTCCGGAGCTGGAACAAATATGACTCTGCATACACTACGAGTGATCTTGCTCTCCGGTGATTGGATCCCACTGGCTCTGCCCGAAACGGCACGTAGCCTTGCACCACAATCTCAAATCATAAGCTTGGGTGGAGCGACCGAAGCATCTATCTGGTCATTATGTTATCCGATTGAGAATGTTGATCAATCATGGAAAAGTATCCCCTACGGCCGCCCCCTCACTAACCAGCGCATGTACGTACTGGATGGTACACTCTCGCAACGTCCCGACTGGACACCAGGAGATTTGTATATCGGCGGCGTCGGACTAGCCCGGTGCTACTGGCGTGATCCGGAAAAAACTGCTGAGAGTTTTCTGATACATCCCGTCACCGGAGAACGGTTGTACAAAACCGGCGATATGGCCCGGCACCTTCCCGGCGGTGTGCTGGAGTTTTTGGGCCGCAAGGACGGCCAGGTGAAGGTAGGAGGCTTCCGCATTGAACTGGGGGAAATTGAATGCGTCCTGCAAAAAATGCCTGGCGTGTACGAAGCCGCGGTGACTGCAGACCAAGACAGCGTGAACGGCACTCGCCTTTTGCATGCCCATATCGTGCCAGAGAATGATACCAGCTCCATGATTCTACTTCCCACAGCGGCGGAGCATGAGTGCGGCACTAGCTGGCGTTCACTTTTGCTGAGCAGTCGCACCGCAGCTCATAAACTCCCCGTCGGTGTGACTGATATCCAAAACTTTGCCGATTTCTGGATAAATCTAGATGAGCTGTGCCTCGCTAACATGTGCAGAACGTTGCGCGACTTGGGCGTTTTTACCAAGCGCGAGACTCTGACTGTGGATGAGATTATTGCACGTGGCCAAGTCACCTCGACTCATCGAAAGCTTCTGGTGCGCTGGCTCAATGCCTTGTCGCGTGAGGGCTTCCTGACCAAACAGGGACACGACCGCTACGCCTGTCCAGCTCCCCTACCGGAAAACGATTTGGCCGCGCTCTGGAATCTGGTGCGAAGTTTAAGCCCCGCCATTGGACATCCTGGAGAGCTCCTCACCTATATGGAGCGCAGTTGCGCTGACTTGATTCAGCTTTTCCGGGGAGATGTCAACCCACAAGAGCTACTTTTTCCCGAAGGCGCTTGGAACGTGGCAGAGGATGTATACCAATATAATCCCATGAGCCAGTACTTTTTCTCCATTTTAGCGGCTGCTTTTGCCGCCTTGGTACAAGAACGACGCACTGCTGGCACGTTCCGGGTTTTGGAAGTTGGCGCAGGCGTAGGTAGCTCCACAGCGGAATTGCTCCCATTGGTAGATTCGGGTCACACACACTACGTCTATACAGATATTTCGCCATTCTTTTTTGATAAAGCCAAAACCAAGTTCAGTGATTACAATTTTATAAAATATGCCTTATTTGATATTAACATTTCACCATTTAATCAAGGGTTTGAAAAGAATAGCTTTGATGTAATTATTGCCAACAACGTACTGCACAACGCTGCAGATATGCGACAGACAATGAACTGGCTTAACTCATTGCTGGATCAAGATGGATGCATTCTCATTCTGGAACAAACAGGCCCGAACTATCCATTACTAGTAACCATGGAGTTTTTGATTGACTTCAGTGAGCTAAAAGATGAACGCCTAGGGCAAGATTCACCTTTTCTCAGTGAAGAACGCTGGATGAATACGTTAGCAGCTTGCGGTTTTTCCCAATGTGCATCCTTGCCGCCAGCGGGACATCCCTGCGCGGCATTGGGTCAACATGTGCTGATGGCACAGAGTGGCAGGCAAGCTTTTCGTCTCAACGAGACGGCTGTGACTGAATTTCTGCGCCTGCGTTTGCCTGCTTACATGATTCCAAAAAAATTCAGTTTACTGGAGCGCATTCCTCTCACGGAAACTGGAAAAGTTGATCGCAAAGCATTGGGTAGTGGATCTAATAATACTGCAGTCAAAAGTAGTTGCAAATCAACTTACGTGGAACCATCCGATCCTCTTGAAAAAAAATTGGCCACCCTCTGGGCGGAAATTTTAGGTATGGATAAAGTAAGTATGAACGATGACTTTTTTGCGTGTGGCGGCGATTCTTTGCAACTTACTCGACTGATGGCCCGCATGCGCGAAATCTTTAGTGATTATATAGGACTTGAAGCTCTTACCTTACGCACACTTTTTGAGAAACCAACCTTGGTTGGCATGGCCCAGGCGCTACGTAGTCTGGTTGATAATAGTAATATTCCTGAAGATACAGCAGATCATAGCATTGATTCGCCGCTTGTACTTATGAATTCGGCAGGTGAACAAAAGCCATTCTTTATTATCAGCGATGGCCGTGGTCGACTCTTTGTTTACAATCATTTACGTCGCCACATTGACTGCAACAGACCATTATATGGACTGCAAGTACATGACATAAAATCCTATATTGACTCTGGGGCAAATATTGGAAACCTTGCAGAAAATTATATTCAGGCTATCCGTAGCGTGCAGCCAGTAGGACCATACCACTTAGGTGGCTTTTGCATGGGTGGTATTATTGCTTATGAAATGGCAAGACAACTAAAAAATGCAGGCGAAAATGTTGAACAAACTATTTTAATTAGTTCAATGAAGCCGCCATTCTTAATCGATGACGAAGTCTTTATCTTTTATATGCTCTGTAAAGAACTGTTGATTCCCTTGGAACGTGTGGGGTTAGAAGTCAGCGCTGAGGAATTCAATAATGTGGCTGCACAGTTTCAAAATTTAGGTTGCACGGCATCTACCTCTACAAATTGGCAGGAGCAAATGCGACATGGCCCAGGTGCATCTTTCCTAGCCAAATACCAAAAATTATCAGATATGAACAGAGATGCGCGTCTCGACTTAGCCTATAAACTAGGCGCTGAAACCGGCAACCAATACATTTCCCGAATGTCGAAGGAGGAATTAGCAGATATCTTTGCCATTTACCGCGTCAGCGTGGCCTCGGT